One genomic window of Amycolatopsis camponoti includes the following:
- a CDS encoding alpha/beta hydrolase family protein: EYVASNPQITTDVAAFFPIVLLGAEAADPGLAPANLVSPDMGVILNSARNRCLSELQSDLKAAPKTVFKPNVDLTHLTNYLKKQSIENMTPSVPLLIVQGDKDQLVDYRGTYAYYQQVCKNQKPIAFHPVKNGDHRDSLRQSEFLIGSFINSVEQGKTINTCNSK; the protein is encoded by the coding sequence GAATATGTTGCCAGTAATCCGCAAATCACTACCGATGTTGCCGCATTTTTTCCAATCGTGCTTCTGGGAGCAGAAGCAGCAGATCCTGGCCTTGCTCCAGCAAATTTAGTTAGTCCGGACATGGGGGTAATTCTTAATTCTGCACGTAATCGCTGTTTGTCAGAATTACAATCTGATCTCAAGGCAGCACCTAAAACAGTCTTTAAACCGAATGTAGATTTGACACATTTGACAAATTATTTAAAAAAACAGTCTATTGAGAATATGACACCTAGTGTGCCGCTGCTAATTGTACAAGGTGATAAAGACCAGCTTGTAGATTACCGTGGTACTTATGCTTACTATCAGCAAGTATGTAAGAATCAAAAACCTATTGCCTTTCACCCAGTCAAGAATGGAGATCATCGTGACTCTTTAAGACAAAGTGAATTCCTGATTGGAAGCTTTATCAATTCAGTTGAACAAGGGAAAACTATCAATACCTGCAATTCAAAATGA